In Aspergillus luchuensis IFO 4308 DNA, chromosome 1, nearly complete sequence, the following are encoded in one genomic region:
- a CDS encoding uncharacterized protein (COG:E;~EggNog:ENOG410PH1F;~InterPro:IPR032095,IPR036291,IPR005097;~PFAM:PF03435,PF01488,PF16653;~SECRETED:SignalP(1-25);~go_function: GO:0016491 - oxidoreductase activity [Evidence IEA];~go_process: GO:0055114 - oxidation-reduction process [Evidence IEA]) translates to MSTTTTTKKALLLGAGFVCGPVIQALSEAGVHVTIACRTLQSAQALASNYKNTTAIALDVSRDAAGLNDAITNTDIIISLIPYIYHATVVEAAITHRKPVVTTSYISPALWALDEKAKSAGVTVLNEIGLDPGIDHLYAVKTIDEVHRAGGQIRSFTSWCGALPAPDNADNPLGYKFSWSPRGGLLALLNSAQWYKNGELATVEGKDLMAASEPQSIVDGFDSLVGYPNRDAVGFREFYRIPEAGTVFRGTLRYAGFPESIRALVAIGYFSQDEMSALSSTASSSVTWLQLTAQLLGLSVESSEETVQDAVAKRVASFLSTEEVSRVITGLRWIGLFDASAVDGRGTPLDTLCAVLERRMAYEPGERDMIILQHAFDIEYAGGSKEKRTSTLVEYGEPTAPGSRSAMAKLVGLPCAVGVLAVLEGRISQKGMVAPWTTVEIARLLREELNERFGITLEERVVG, encoded by the coding sequence atgtctaccaccaccaccaccaagaaagccctcctcctcggcgccGGCTTCGTCTGCGGGCCCgtcatccaagccctctCTGAAGCAGGCGTTCACGTCACTATCGCCTGTCGCACTCTGCAGAGTGCTCAGGCTCTAGCCAGTAACTACAAAAACACAACAGCCATCGCCCTCGACGTTTCCCGCGACGCTGCGGGCCTGAACGACGCCATCACCAACacagacatcatcatctccctcataCCCTACATCTACCACGCCACAGTTGTGGAGGCCGCTATCACGCATCGCAAACCCGTCGTCACAACCAGCTACATCTCCCCCGCGCTATGGGCGCTCGATGAAAAAGCCAAGTCTGCAGGAGTGACAGTGCTCAACGAAATCGGTCTAGATCCGGGCATCGACCACCTGTACGCTGTCAAGACAATCGACGAGGTGCATCGTGCGGGAGGGCAGATCCGATCGTTTACAAGCTGGTGTGGTGCGCTTCCTGCTCCTGACAATGCGGATAACCCGCTGGGGTATAAGTTCTCGTGGAGTCCGCGGGGTGGTCTCCTTGCGTTGCTGAATTCGGCACAGTGGTACAAGAATGGGGAGCTGGCTAcggtggaagggaaggactTGATGGCTGCTTCAGAGCCACAGAGTATAGTTGATGGCTTTGATAGCCTAGTCGGGTATCCGAATCGGGACGCGGTTGGGTTTCGTGAATTCTATCGTATTCCTGAGGCGGGTACTGTGTTTCGCGGAACTCTGCGCTATGCTGGGTTCCCGGAGAGTATTCGTGCCTTGGTGGCTATTGGGTACTTTTCGCAGGATGAGATGTCTGCATTGAGCAGCACAGCATCCTCCTCTGTTACTTGGCTGCAGTTGACTGCACAATTGCTGGGTCTGTCGGTCGAATCCTCCGAAGAAACTGTACAGGATGCTGTGGCGAAGAGGGTAGCTTCTTTTCTGTCGACCGAAGAAGTCAGTCGTGTGATCACTGGTCTTCGTTGGATTGGCTTATTCGATGCGAGTGCTGTGGATGGGCGTGGTACGCCTCTTGACACACTGTGTGCAGTATTGGAACGGCGGATGGCCTACGAGCCAGGCGAGAGGGACATGATCATTCTGCAACATGCGTTTGACATTGAATATGCGGGTGGgtcaaaggaaaagagaacgAGCACGCTCGTTGAATACGGAGAGCCAACTGCTCCCGGGTCGCGCAGTGCTATGGCGAAATTGGTGGGATTGCCTTGTGCAGTGGGCGTACTGGCAGTGTTGGAGGGTCGGATTTCGCAGAAGGGAATGGTGGCACCGTGGACGACAGTAGAGATAGCGCGTTTGCTGCGTGAGGAACTTAATGAGCGGTTTGGAATCacgttggaggagagggtagTCGGATAG
- a CDS encoding homoserine acetyltransferase family protein (COG:E;~EggNog:ENOG410PHFQ;~InterPro:IPR000073,IPR008220,IPR029058;~PFAM:PF00561;~go_function: GO:0016747 - transferase activity, transferring acyl groups other than amino-acyl groups [Evidence IEA];~go_process: GO:0009058 - biosynthetic process [Evidence IEA]): protein MSQEEYDTFKLGDWELQSGEKLLDAHLAYKTFGDPASPAIVYPSWFSGLLSDNFWLIGEDKTLNPKKYFIIVPALFGNGQSTSPSNYAHPGPFPKCSFYDNVRAQHQLVTQHLKITHVRAVIGWSMGAAQTYQWATQYPEFMDLAVPFCGSARTSLHNKVFLEGVKSALLAAKHIPSAGSGNGGLLQAEQSLRTWSDTEKEVGLKAFGRGYAGWGFSQAFYREKLYETALGFKDLEDFMQNFWETWALSKDPGNLLTMLQTWQNGDVSKQEPYNGNFEKALGAIKAKTLVLPSKTDLYFPPEDSEYEVAFMQRGTGTLKVFPSIWGHWAGGPGQSKEDVKWLDEQLAEFFDKN, encoded by the exons ATGTCGCAGGAAGAGTATGATACCTTCAAACTGGGCGACTGGGAGCTCCAGAGCGGAGAGAAGCTTCTTGATGCTCACCTCGCATACAAGACCTTTGGAGACCCCGCCTCCCCCGCAATTGTCTATCCTTCTTGGTTTTCTGGAT TGCTCTCCGACAACTTCTGGCTAATCGGAGAGGACAAGACCCTCAACCCCAAGAAATACTTCATTATCGTCCCTGCGCTGTTCGGCAACGGTCAATCGACCTCTCCATCAAACTACGCCCATCCCGGACCCTTCCCAAAATGCTCTTTCTATGATAACGTCCGTGCCCAGCACCAGCTAGTGACACAACATCTAAAGATCACTCATGTGCGGGCAGTGATCGGGTGGTCGATGGGAGCAGCCCAAACCTACCAATGGGCGACCCAGTACCCTGAATTCATGGACTTGGCGGTCCCTTTTTGTGGCTCTGCAAGAACTTCCCTTCATAATAAGGTCTTCCTGGAGGGCGTCAAGAGTGCACTTCTGGCTGCAAAGCACATCCCATCGGCAGGGTCCGGCAATGGCGGCCTCCTCCAGGCCGAGCAATCCTTGCGGACCTGGAGTGACACAGAGAAGGAGGTTGGTTTGAAAGCGTTTGGCAGGGGGTATGCAGGATG GGGATTCTCACAGGCCTTTTACCGGGAAAAGCTGTATGAAACCGCCTTGGGGTTCAAGGATCTAGAAGACTTTATGCAGAACTTCTGGGAAACTTGGGCGCTTTCGAAAG ATCCCGGGAACCTCTTGACGATGCTGCAAACATGGCAGAATGGTGATGTGTCCAAGCAGGAGCCGTACAATGGCAACTTTGAGAAAGCATTGGGCgccatcaaagccaaaacCCTGGTGTTACCCAGCAAGACGGACCTTTACTTCCC GCCGGAAGACTCGGAATACGAGGTTGCTTTCATGCAGCGGGGGACTGGGACTCTGAAGGTTTTTCCTTCGATCTGGGGAC ATTGGGCTGGCGGTCCAGGCCAAAGCAAAGAGGATGTCAAATGGCTGGATGAGCAGCTGGCTGAGTTCTTTGACAAGAATTGA
- the PAP1 gene encoding polynucleotide adenylyltransferase (BUSCO:EOG09260VYK;~COG:A;~EggNog:ENOG410PIVC;~InterPro:IPR014492,IPR002934,IPR007012,IPR011068, IPR007010,IPR043519;~PFAM:PF04928,PF04926,PF01909;~go_component: GO:0005634 - nucleus [Evidence IEA];~go_function: GO:0003723 - RNA binding [Evidence IEA];~go_function: GO:0004652 - polynucleotide adenylyltransferase activity [Evidence IEA];~go_function: GO:0016779 - nucleotidyltransferase activity [Evidence IEA];~go_process: GO:0031123 - RNA 3'-end processing [Evidence IEA];~go_process: GO:0043631 - RNA polyadenylation [Evidence IEA]), producing MAAPPVRQWGVTPPISTVLPTPDELAANDDLITELKVQNNFESPAETERRKQVLQLIQRVTVEFVKTVSRKKGLSQAAVEAAGGKIFTYGSYRLGVYGPGSDIDTLVVGPKHVIIDDFFSDFPPILEKMAAPGAIEKMTPVPDAYVPIIKLELSGISIDLIFARLIIPSIPMNLDLKNNDYLRGLDEREVRSLNGTRVTDEILELVPQQKTFRLALRAIKLWAQRRAIYSNIVGFPGGVAWAMLVARVCQLYPQATGSVIVGKFFRIMNKWAWPQPVLLKPIEDGPLQMKVWNPKIYHGDRFHLMPIITPAYPSMCATHNVSMSTKAVILRELQRGGDIVDKIFLKQLRWEDLFARHTFFTKDYKYYLSITASSRTKEAESVWSGLVESKIRHLVGALDRKATIAIAHPFPKGFERVHRVSSEEEIEAVKTGSTKYQDKGTKTETTDEMKDAAHQAAAQNGAENTDVAAAENKPVDDTHVMYTTTYYIGLELKPLEPGASRSLDISTDAQIFKSTCTSWPGYQPGINDLAITHVRNFDLPEDVFQPGETRPTRPKKKIVKKAEISGQKRNIESLDDPSHPAAKRQVPSNGIANTAMPA from the exons ATGGCGGCACCACCAGTCAGACAATGGGGAGTTACccctcccatctccaccgtTCTACCGACCCCCGACGAGCTTGCAGCAAACGATGATCTTATCACGGAGTTGAAAGTGCAGAATAATTTCGAGAGCCCTGCGGAGACGGAACGAAG GAAACAAGTATTGCAGCTCATCCAGCGTGTTACCGTCGAATTCGTCAAAACAGTCAGTCGGAAGAAGGGCCTTTCTCAAGCAGCCGTCGAGGCCGCCGGAGGGAAGATCTTCACGTACGGAAGTTATCGCCTGGGTGTTTATGGACCGGGCTCGGATATTGATACCTTGGTTGTCGGCCCGAAGCATGTTATTATCGATGACTTCTTTTCGGATTTCCCCCCGATTTTAGAGAAGATGGCTGCTCCGGGAGCTATCGAGAAGATGACTCCGGTCCCAGACGCCTACGTTCCGATCATCAAACTCGAATTATCCGGCATCAGTATTGATTTGATCTTTGCTCGCTTGATCATTCCTTCGATTCCTATGAACTTGGATCTTAAGAACAACGATTACTTGCGGGGTTTggatgagagggaggtgCGGTCGCTTAACGGCACTCGTGTGACGGACGAGATTTTGGAGCTCGTGCCCCAGCAGAAGACATTCCGACTTGCTTTGCGCGCTATTAAGCTTTGGGCTCAGC GCCGTGCGATTTACTCGAACATTGTCGGTTTTCCGGGTGGTGTTGCTTGGGCCATGTTGGTGGCGAGAGTGTGTCAGTTGTACCCCCAGGCTACTGGCTCGGTGATTGTGGGCAAATTCTTCCGGATCATGAACAAGTGGGCTTGGCCTCAGCCGGTTCTATTGAAGCCGATTGAAGATGGACCTCTGCAGATGAAGGTCTGGAATCCCAAG ATCTACCACGGCGACCGTTTTCATCTGATGCCTATCATTACTCCTGCCTACCCCTCCATGTGCGCGACCCACAACGTCTCAATGTCCACCAAGGCCGTCATTCTTCGTGAACTCCAACGTGGTGGAGACATCGTGGACAAGATTTTCTTGAAACAGCTGCGCTGGGAAGATCTGTTCGCGCGACACACATTTTTCACCAAAGATTACAAATACTACCTCAGCATCACTGCATCGAGCAGAACCAAGGAGGCAGAGTcggtctggtctggtcttgtTGAATCTAAGATCAGACACCTTGTTGGAGCTCTGGACAGGAAAGCAACTATCGCCATCGCGCACCCCTTCCCCAAGGGATTCGAGAGAGTTCATCGTGTCTCTTCGGAGGAGGAAATAGAGGCTGTCAAGACTGGATCTACCAAGTACCAAGATAAGGGAACAAAGACTGAGACCACcgatgagatgaaggatgcGGCCCACCAGGCTGCGGCTCAGAACGGGGCAGAGAACACTGATGTTGCAGCAGCCGAGAATAAGCCCGTTGATGACACTCATGTCATGTACACGACGACTTACTATATCGGGTTGGAGCTCAAGCCACTCGAGCCAG GTGCCTCCCGGTCGCTGGATATCTCGACCGATGCCCAGATCTTCAAGTCGACGTGTACCTCGTGGCCAGGATACCAGCCCGGTATCAATGATCTAGCAATCACCCACGTCCGCAA CTTTGATCTTCCCGAGGATGTGTTCCAACCGGGAGAGACTCGCCCTACCcgcccgaagaagaagatcgtcaAGAAAGCCGAGATCAGCGGCCAGAAACGCAACATCGAATCCTTGGAC GACCCGTCCCACCCCGCTGCCAAACGCCAAGTCCCCTCCAACGGAATCGCCAACACAGCAATGCCCGCCTGA
- a CDS encoding uncharacterized protein (COG:S;~EggNog:ENOG410QDK1;~InterPro:IPR042213,IPR010737,IPR037051,IPR031475;~PFAM:PF17042,PF07005) — protein MATPREYPVVPRESTLSQLPPESSLNAQDQISELLSTASLSRLVVLDDDPTGTQTCHDIAVLTVWDIPTLQAELQQPSPGFFILTNSRALPPIDAEKLIRTICENVQQAANLAGTTVDIVLRGDSTLRGHFPLEADVAQSVFGPADAIILAPFFFQGGRLTINDIHYVAEGDNLVPAGATQFARDATFGFKSSNLHDYVLEKAPGRFTPEQIHSITIEDIRINGPSTICDKLLALPKGSVVIVNAAAESDMHVFVAGLLKAKSQSQKHYLYRTAAAFVSTTLGIRPQPPLTASSFPSETQPNSKTGSLIIAGSYVPKTTAQLNHLTTKHGPAGTNTLSIIELNVEDIISSSSSSTTEDPTSLDPIITSTVTAVESSLLAGKDVLVMTSRKLITGADELSSLAIGGRVAEALVEVLRRVKVRPRVIIAKGGITSSDAATKGLGIKRAMILGQAAPGVPLWRCDEETARHRGVPFVVFPGNVGGVETLGEIVEGWR, from the exons ATGGCTACTCCCCGCGAATATCCCGTGGTGCCCCGCGAGAGCACCCTATCCCAGCTCCCCCCAGAATCCTCCCTCAACGCACAAGACCAAATCTCCGAGctcctctccaccgcatCCCTCAGTCGTCTCGTCGTGCTCGACGACGACCCAACCGGCACCCAGACATGCCATGACATCGCCGTCCTCACAGTCTGGGACATCCCAACTCTCCAGGCCGAACTGCAACAACCCTCCCcgggcttcttcatcctcaccaactCGCGCGCCCTACCCCCCATCGACGCCGAGAAGCTCATCCGCACCATCTGCGAAAACGTCCAACAAGCCGCCAACCTCGCCGGAACCACCGTGGACATCGTCCTACGCGGCGACAGTACTCTCCGCGGCCACTTCCCCCTCGAAGCCGACGTCGCGCAATCCGTCTTCGGTCCCGCcgacgccatcatcctcgccccattcttcttccagggcGGCCGTCTCACCATCAATGACATCCACTACGTCGCCGAAGGCGACAACCTCGTCCCCGCCGGCGCAACCCAGTTCGCCCGCGACGCCACCTTCGGTTTCAAGAGCTCCAACCTCCACGACTACGTGCTAGAGAAGGCGCCGGGTCGATTCACCCCGGAGCAAATCCactccatcaccatcgaGGACATACGAATCAATGGCCCCAGCACCATCTGCGACAAGCTCCTCGCCTTGCCCAAGGGGAGCGTAGTGATCGTCAACGCCGCAGCGGAATCAGACATGCACGTCTTCGTCGCCGGCTTGCTCAAAG CgaaatcccaatcccaaaaACACTACCTCTACCGCACCGCCGCAGCCTTCGTCTCCACAACCCTCGGCATCCGTCCCCAACCCCCTCTaacagcctcctccttcccctccgagACCCAGCCTAATAGTAAAACCGGATCCCTAATAATCGCCGGCTCCTACGTCCCCAAAACCACCGCGCAGCTCAACCACCTAACAACCAAGCACGGTCCCGCTGGCACAAACACCCTCTCTATCATCGAGCTCAACGTCGaagacatcatctcctcctcttcctcttcgacaACAGAAGACCCCACTTCCTTGGACCCAATAATCACCTCAACAGTAACAGCCGTCGAATCCTCTCTCCTCGCGGGGAAAGACGTCCTCGTCATGACAAGTCGGAAGCTCATCACGGGGGCAGACGAGCTCTCCAGTCTAGCGATTGGGGGCCGCGTGGCGGAGGCGTTGGTGGAGGTGCTGAGACGGGTGAAGGTACGGCCGAGGGTGATTATTGCCAAGGGGGGGATTACGTCGTCTGATGCAGCGACGAAGGGGTTGGGGATTAAGCGCGCGATGATTTTGGGACAGGCGGCGCCGGGGGTGCCGCTTTGGAGGTGTGATGAGGAGACGGCGAGGCATAGGGGCGTGCCGTTTGTGGTTTTCCCGGGGAATGTTGGGGGCGTGGAGACGTTGGGGGAGATTGtggaggggtggaggtga
- a CDS encoding cell division control 45 family protein (BUSCO:EOG0926129I;~COG:L;~EggNog:ENOG410PX24;~InterPro:IPR003874;~PFAM:PF02724;~TransMembrane:1 (o722-742i);~go_process: GO:0006270 - DNA replication initiation [Evidence IEA]), with the protein MYLPRQLISHLYQQLLRSHHPLSPPVLILVALEPDALCACRILTALLKRDYIPHKIQPVAGYGDLARAGEELVKPMRTNNGGSGGVVVCLGVGGLVDLSEILCLSSEEEEEEEDMGGVEVWVFDARRPWNLANVFGGEGRPSAAADAMGMVNLGARRGSRGVEKGCITSAYTSGKGGIVVYDDGDIEEELGKEREAYCELVAMPEVGEEDEDEDEDGDSGSDRDEDHPSSSDSKKRKSWSREDVDDESDDEDGPPRQRRRSDSGSYIISSPSRPPRRAMHDSSNSSRSVTPTSDSPSPLQPKPPSARSLRRRLLRMKRKHENVLQSYYSSGTSYSEPISSIVYSLASELGREDNDLLWLAIVGVSSLELSGRTMSGVGVSNALEYGGSAGWGGERGERIRQILRDEVLRLNPPDPYERDRDIRGEINGVIPTTARSPTDKSIRLSPEPRFILVRHWSLYDSMLHSPYLASRLHVWTENGKKRLHKLLAKMGISLNQSHQNYTHMDMELKRVLRQRLLKYAPMYGLDGLVPPEASGHAVSREGWGFVRCWGWKACLSATDVGVIVGAILEVGPEEAPGVWDAKRASKTATATNADGSTESDLASLLPRFWSAYDALSLTSESPTLLLSSLPLAQHLHRAILRTGTSLLAKHQIRHLRAFRIAVVKDGPDVKLFTNPGALTKLALWVAEAIRVQERERGDSVKVGRRRALGTPLVLAGLDEDRGLYVVVGTGGGGGVVDFAALAKRREERRKKKEAKEKKRKEREERRAQRAAERAANGEDDEEEEETEESSSESESESEDEQDLRSNKHLLRNRFGIAFQEVVQETSARVRIDSFEHCVVEVQKEDLGGFLEALSFRSVVG; encoded by the exons ATGTATCTCCCCCGCCAACTCATCTCCCACCTTTACCAACAACTCCTCCGTTCACACCACCCGCTCTCCCCACCTGTTCTGATCCTCGTGGCCCTCGAACCCGATGCTCTCTGTGCCTGTCGGATTCTCACGGCGCTCCTGAAGCGCGACTACATCCCGCACAAAATCCAGCCGGTAGCCGGGTATGGCGATCTCGCGCGCGCGGGCGAGGAATTGGTCAAGCCCATGCGGACAAACAATGGCGGGAGTGGTGGGGTAGTTGTGTGTCTCGGGGTGGGTGGCCTGGTGGATTTGAGCGAGATATTATGCTTGAgcagtgaggaagaagaagaggaagaagatatgGGCGGGGTCGAGGTGTGGGTATTCGATGCTAGGCGGCCATGGAACCTGGCTAATGTGTTTGGGGGTGAGGGGCGGCCGTCTGCGGCGGCTGATGCTATGGGAATGGTGAATCTGGGTGCGAGACGAGGGTCGCGCGGTGTTGAGAAAGGGTGTATTACGTCGGCGTATACGTCCGGCAAGGGGGGCATTGTGGTttatgatgatggggatatTGAGGAGGAGTTAGGGAAGGAACGGGAGGCATATTGTGAGTTAGTGGCTATGCCGGAAgtgggcgaggaggatgaagacgaggatgaggatggcgacTCGGGGAGTGATCGCGACGAGGATCATCCCTCGAGTTCGGATTCCAAGAAACGCAAGTCGTGGTCGCGCGAGGATGTGGACGACGAGtcggatgacgaagatgggcCTCCACGTCAGCGAAGAAGGAGTGATTCG GGGTCCTATATCATTTCATCGCCGTCACGCCCTCCGCGGAGAGCTATGCATGATTCGTCCAATTCGTCTCGCTCGGTTACACCAACATCAGATTCACCGTCGCCGTTACAGCCCAAGCCGCCGTCGGCGCGCTCGTTACGACGACGATTGCTGCgcatgaagaggaagcacGAGAATGTGCTACAGAGTTACTATTCGTCAGGGACGTCGTATTCGGAACCGATATCGTCCATCGTCTATTCCCTTGCGTCCGAGCTCGGTCGTGAAGACAACGATCTGCTGTGGCTGGCCATTGTGGGTGTCTCGAGCTTGGAACTGAGTGGCCGTACCATGTCGGGAGTGGGTGTGTCGAATGCGCTGGAGTACGGCGGCTCggctggctggggtggagagagaggcgaACGAATACGGCAGATTCTACGGGATGAGGTCCTGCGATTAAACCCTCCTGATCCATATGAGCGAGATCGCGACATCAGAGGCGAAATCAACGGCGTCATTCCGACTACGGCACGTTCTCCGACAGACAAGTCGATCCGGCTATCGCCTGAACCGCGTTTCATCCTCGTGCGGCATTGGTCGCTCTATGACAGTATGCTACACAGCCCGTATCTGGCATCCAGACTTCATGTGTGGACGGAGAACGGAAAGAAACGACTACACAAACTGCTGGCGAAGATGGGCATCAGCTTGAACCAGAGCCATCAAAACTATACCCATATGGACATGGAGCTGAAGCGAGTACTACGACAACGTCTCTTGAAATATGCGCCAATGTACGGCTTAGACGGACTTGTTCCGCCGGAGGCGTCTGGGCATGCTGTCTCTCGCGAGGGATGGGGTTTTGTGCGCTGTTGGGGCTGGAAAGCCTGCCTCTCTGCCACCGATGTGGGTGTTATCGTCGGTGCAATCCTTGAAGTCGGGCCTGAAGAAGCCCCCGGAGTGTGGGATGCTAAACGCGCGTCCAAAACGGCTACAGCGACCAATGCTGATGGGTCTACCGAGTCAGATCTGGCCAGCCTGCTGCCCCGGTTTTGGAGCGCCTACGATGCGCTGTCATTGACTTCGGAGTCGCCGACGCTCCTGCTgtcatctctccctcttgcCCAGCACTTGCACCGGGCCATCCTTCGCACTGGTACTTCCCTACTTGCAAAGCACCAGATTCGTCATCTGCGAGCGTTTCGCATCGCCGTTGTCAAAGATGGTCCGGATGTGAAGCTCTTCACCAATCCGGGAGCATTGACCAAACTAGCTTTGTGGGTTGCTGAGGCAATCCGGGTACAAGAGAGGGAACGAGGAGACTCCGTCAAGGTAGGACGCAGACGGGCCCTGGGCACACCGCTTGTTCTTGCTGGGCTTGACGAGGACCGAGGCTTGTATGTGGTCGTGGGTacaggaggaggtggcggagTGGTTGACTTTGCCGCCCTCGCCAAACGGCGAGAGGAacgaaggaaaaagaaagaagccaaggagaaaaagcgCAAGGAGCGGGAGGAGCGTCGGGCGCAGCGCGCTGCCGAGCGCGCTGCCAAcggtgaagatgacgaggaagaggaggagacggaggaatCGTCGTCTGAATCCGAGTCCGAGTCGGAAGACGAACAGGACCTGCGCAGCAACAAGCACCTTCTGCGGAATAGGTTTGGAATCGCGTTCCAGGAAGTGGTGCAAGAAACCAGTGCTCGAGTACGCATTGATAGCTTTGAGCACTGCGTGGTTGAGGTGCAGAAGGAAGACCTGGGAGGCTTCCTGGAAGCGCTGAGCTTCCGCAGTGTTGTCGGTTGA
- the GPI8 gene encoding GPI-anchor transamidase (BUSCO:EOG09262M0W;~COG:O;~EggNog:ENOG410PFK5;~InterPro:IPR028361,IPR001096;~MEROPS:MER0002477;~PFAM:PF01650;~SECRETED:SignalP(1-25);~go_component: GO:0042765 - GPI-anchor transamidase complex [Evidence IEA];~go_function: GO:0003923 - GPI-anchor transamidase activity [Evidence IEA];~go_function: GO:0008233 - peptidase activity [Evidence IEA];~go_process: GO:0006508 - proteolysis [Evidence IEA];~go_process: GO:0016255 - attachment of GPI anchor to protein [Evidence IEA]) — protein sequence MLTPYSGLLRVLPLLLLALTATVSSEHTSNWAVLVSTSRFWFNYRHLANVLSLYRTVKRLGIPDSQIILMLPDDMACNPRNAFPGTVYSNADRAVDLYGDNIEVDYRGYEVTVENFIRLLTDRLDEDVPRSKRLGSDAGSNVLVYMTGHGGDQFLKFQDSEEIGAWDLADAFGQMWEKKRYHELLFMIDTCQANTMYTHFYSPNIIATGSSELDQSSYSHHADNDVGVAVIDRWTYYVLEFLETQVTSANSKLTLGDLFDSYDESKIHSQPGVRWDLFPGGEQEGRLRTVADFFGNVQNVEVENVNATEPGSLQEDLIEIARLVNKWRARDQAYLARQNESLVSKDASAHEESSPHYTVRTKVGPAKMSEESTWQKRLVGVSVLGACAAVWLTGSILGGTSA from the coding sequence ATGTTGACGCCCTACTCAGGACTCCTTCGAGTCCTGCCTTTACTTCTACTCGCCCTCACAGCCACAGTATCCTCCGAACATACCTCCAACTGGGCCGTCCTCGTCTCAACCTCCCGTTTCTGGTTCAACTACCGTCATCTCGCCAATGTCCTCTCCTTGTACCGCACCGTCAAGCGGTTGGGCATCCCCGACTCGCAGATCATCCTGATGCTCCCCGATGACATGGCCTGCAACCCTCGCAATGCTTTCCCCGGAACCGTTTACAGTAATGCAGATCGCGCCGTTGATCTTTACGGCGACAACATCGAGGTCGACTATCGGGGGTACGAGGTCACCGTGGAGAACTTCATCCGCCTTCTGACGGATCGCCTGGACGAAGATGTACCACGCAGCAAGCGACTTGGCTCCGACGCGGGCAGTAATGTTTTGGTCTACATGACTGGTCACGGCGGCGACCAGTTCCTGAAGTTCCAGGACTCCGAGGAAATCGGGGCCTGGGACCTGGCGGACGCCTTCGGTCAGATGTGGGAAAAGAAGCGCTACCATGAGCTCCTGTTCATGATCGATACCTGCCAGGCGAACACTATGTATACGCATTTCTACTCGCCGAACATCATCGCTACCGGATCCAGTGAGCTTGACCAATCTTCCTACTCCCACCATGCGGACAACGATGTCGGAGTTGCGGTGATCGATCGCTGGACATACTATGTGTTGGAGTTTTTGGAGACACAGGTGACGAGTGCCAACTCGAAGCTCACGCTGGGCGACTTGTTTGATTCGTACGATGAGTCCAAGATCCATTCCCAGCCGGGCGTCAGATGGGACCTGTTCCCTGGCGGCGAGCAAGAGGGACGGCTTCGCACCGTGGCAGATTTCTTTGGGAATGTGCAGAACGTTGAAGTTGAGAATGTCAATGCGACCGAGCCGGGCTCGTTGCAGGAGGATTTGATTGAGATTGCCCGACTCGTGAACAAATGGCGCGCCCGCGACCAGGCATATCTTGCCCGGCAGAACGAGTCCTTGGTGTCAAAGGATGCCAGTGCGCATGAGGAATCTTCCCCGCATTACACGGTCAGGACCAAGGTTGGGCCGGCGAAGATGTCGGAGGAATCTACGTGGCAGAAGCGGTTGGTTGGAGTTTCCGTCCTGGGTGCGTGTGCTGCTGTCTGGCTTACGGGATCGATCTTGGGCGGGACCTCGGCTTGA